GGAACCATGTCCGAAGGCATCCAAAAAACATCGAAGTCTACTACGTTTCAATGTAGAAATCTGTATTATAAAGACGCTTGAGATGGTCAAATCCCTACCCCTATTTCTGGGGAACCAATAGCGTACTTGCTAAGTACACATAAATTAGACAATTTATGTGACTTTACTAATTAATGGCCAAAATCCCTATCTCGGGCTATAAACGTCAAAGGCTGTCAAGAGCTGTCAAGGGCTCGAGAACCCTTTTACTTTTACATTCGCCAACTCGCGGGTGCGGCCCTACATGCGCGAGTAGATCGCGGGTACCTCGAGTACTTAGCCTATCTAAATAATTTACACACGTTCCCAACATTTCATTATAAGGGGTTCTTATTATAagcactaccttcggcagtggggccaatctgccctctgTCAATTTTGTAGTCGAAATAAggtccttgaaattttttagataaaaatgaggtcttttgacaattttagcagaaaataaaacttcctgacaattttggtaaaaatacggatttctcacaattttgaccaaaaaaaaaaaaaaaaaaacgaacttaaacgttaactgaaaattttgaaaaaatatccgactttttttagaaattttgaaaaaaaaaattattggtatttttacAAATGTTTTGTTAAAAAGGCAGGAGTTCTTCAACAATTTTACCACAATTCAGGAATTTTTGACTAATATCATGCTAAACTTAAGTGAGACTTTCCGACATGTTCTGGCGATAAAGCAACAAGACCTTCAGAAATATTGGCAAAACAAAATAACTATTTAGTAATTTTGGCagcaattttgttattttttggcaattctggaaaaaaaatggtggaatttttgccaataaacAAAACCAAGGtttaggcaattttgacaacaaaaagaaaacagaacctTCCAGAAAATTGTGGCAAAAAAGAAGCGTTcgttttccacaattttgaagaaaaactctAAACTTTTTAGACAGTTAGATTAAGGCAAAAGTCAATAGTTACAGTTGGTTTTACTTTTAAGatgataggtaagtaagtaagtaagtaagtaagtaagtatgttgaaaaaaaaaaaagaattatttcatgacaattttgcaaaagtGGGACTTATACAAATACTGGggcaattttaattgaaaatttttgacaatttcgttAGAAAAAAACAGGATCTTTATTTGGCAAAACTGAACATTTTTATACATCGTTAAGGTGAAAATCAACACTATTTGGATGTTTTGCTGAAAAAAGCAGAAATCCTTCaacaaattttagtaaaaactaAAGGAATGGGATCTTTTAGCAGTTCTGGCAAAAAAATCGGACTTTCTGccaatgttgaagaaaaaaacatgactttcttgcatttttttttttttttttttggtgcagaACTTGGCTgttatttgcaaattttgacaacTCTAACCTTATCTCGATAAAAATAACCAATGAATGATTTCTTCGAGGGAAAAAACTTCCACATGGAATGACTTATTTGTGATGCTACTAAAAAGCAGATTAATACATGGACATATGCATCGAGTTAAAATCATCTTTTCAGAATCGAGGTCAATATATACGAAAAATTAAAGCCTAATTGAAACGATTCGATGATACATGTTTCGAAATTCGTCCGGATTATTTGAAACAGAGATAAACACAAATTATCTTCCTTACATCCGTTTGGAAGCAATCAACTTCAGTTTTATGTTCATTCAACATACCCACGAATACGTAAGATCCTCGAGTGGTTTTTTTCGACTGGACAATAATTTAAGCAAACATGAGTCCATTTCACATTACATGGATATGGATATTACTTTTCACCACCGGTTGCATTAGTCAAGTGAGTTTTTTCCTTGTATTAATATGTAGATAATTCGTCGATTTTCTACTTTAGGATTAATCTGAACAGGGTTGGgtatttttgaagcttttattATCGAAGGGGGAAGGACCTAATTAGagatgtaaaaattaaaatgaatcatTGCTCGTTTAAAAACGTTCTTCCTTCAGCTAAGTATAGCTTTATTATAGGTGTTGATAAAATTCTATATACACATTTAGGGTATTTCGAGTCAAATTATCTGATTATCAATGTACATTGTATTTTCTTTCAGAGTAAACCCTCAAATCTCACTTTAAATAccgattctgaaaatttgactcGAAGTCAAACGCATTGGTCAACTCATGAAATAAAACATATCTGGGCTATTAAACAATTCAGTCTACATGAGAAATTCAACACTAGTTACATTTTATCTCCCGTGTTACACGCGTCCACAACTGACAAATATGAATGGTATGCTGAATTTAAACCCAATGAAATTGATAATGGATATAAATCAATTGCTCTGTTTATATTCCTATCCAATGGCAGTACGGTAAGAGAGGTAACGGCGGAATGCAACGTTTCaatcataaatgaaaaaaaagaagttctaCATTCCAAACCCTTTGAAATGTTAACAAAGAAGTACAAAGCTGCAGTAGCTGGCGGTGGTTGGGGCTGGCCAGCCTTTCTCcagagaaatgattttttcagaaatcaaataCTCCAAAACGACACATTAACACTACTTATTTGCATAAGATGGATTTCTGAATTGTCTAACGACGACACTCCTCATCAACTTGAAATCTCTTCGTCTAGTCGTCCCAAACCTGAAACAACCACTACGAAAAGTAATCTTCCTGAAAACTTGGAATCGATGCTTGAAAATCCCAACTTCGCAGACGTCGTATTCATAACGAATGGCAGCAATTATCCAGCACATAAGAATATTTTGGCCGCACGTAGTCCGGTTTTCGCTGCCATGTTTCGACAAAAAGATTCGAAAaacggaaaattgaaaaaaattcgaataaatgtAACACCCATGAACGAGAAAGTATTACGTGCGATGCTGCGATACATTTATACAGAAAAGTGCGAAGAGTTGGGAGACCTAACAGGTAGATTATTTGAAGCTGCTGTTAAATATGGTTTGGAAGGATTGAGAGAAATTTGCGAGCAATTACTTTGCGAGAATTTGACGGAAGAAAACGCAGACGACATGTTTGTATTCGCCAAGAAACATCatgcaaacgaattgaaatcaAAAGTCATCGAATTTTTATCGAGCAGATCTGCTCACAAGTTGAATAAAATCCGCTAGCTTCCTCATATACGTACTCAGCTACAAAATGAAACAGTGTCGATGTGAAGAAACTATTTTGATACCTAGTAATTTTGGTTCTTCCatcgaaattcttcaatttttatgtaatcAATTATCATAGTACCTAAGTGGTTAATATTTGATCATAAGAAAGTACTTATATGAATGTACCTCCTGTACTTTCATGCTCTGTTCGTAGAATTTCAATAAGATACCCAATAAACATAAAATCCCTCGTTATGACCATATAGTGACTAATGACTTCTTTcgataatttatttcaattactCTTACAACAAAGTTCGTTTAATCACCTCGTACAATTCGAGAATCACAGACTAAGAAACTTGGGAAAAACAAGCCACAAGCCTTTGAAtaggtataatttaaaaaatcaacaaaaaagcaagaatttatcattatacctaagtacatacatcTGGCCATcgacaattttctaaaaagtgagattttctgACGATTTGGCAACAAGTGGGACTTCTTTAATCTTTACAATTTCGACAAAGAAATAGAACCACGACttttttcgactattttgagaaaactgaggacttcttgacaatttttatgaaaaatgtcgCCTTCGTGACAATTATTGATCATCAACGGAAAATGGAACGTTCTGGaaactttgacaaaattggAGCTTCGTAACGATTAGCGTTGGGATTTTCatgctttgcatatttttctatGGACTGAAAAAAGAACATCTTTGCTAAGATCTCcacgaatcatgaaatttcctgaTGAATGAACCCAATgccattttgcatatttttcatattGCAGACCAAATTGCATAAacctacatatttgtatttttgaatgtttcagcattctttggtattttttggcaTACGAacggaaattttgcaaaattgaaatttttaagacttttttggttcaaaaaatcgcaacacTGCTAAAATGTCATCACGAAAATTTAATTCATGAATTTATAAAAGACTTATTTTGCCTATTTTCTAAAAagagaaatgtatttttttgatcactgggttcattttgatttttcatgtttttcaacttgaaaaatcctTTTCAGGGATATGGTAtactcaaactgaaatttttgcatattttgggtgaaaaaattacatgaaatattgcatattttcatcatacttatttctgcataaaaattcCAGCTCTAGTAATGATTTTAGCGTAAATGGGACTTCCTTggaatttcgacaaaaaatggGACCCCCATTCGacaataattttaccaaaaatgaagacttttttAAACTAACTACCcgtattttggcaaaagttatgactttctgagaattttggCCAAAGTGAGACTTTCtaacaaattttcatcgaaaaacaGTATTTAtcttttttcggcaattttggcaaaaaataaaataatcattggGTTACTTTGACGGGAAATTGTATACTTTTTTGGGAATTTAGGCACAAAACAGAATTTATCGGCATTCTCGTTGAAAAGCAGAATCTCTTAtacggtaattttggcaaaaaaaattgtatttttcgcaatttttgcagAAGTGGGACTTTTATGCGGCAGTTTTTTAATAAACAGGACTTTTTACGTGACAAAGGCTAAATTCGGATGTGTTGGCGAAAAGGCAggaattttctggcaatttcgccaaaaaacaggattttgtcgaaaattcagataaaaaagtaagttttctggtaattttcaaaaaaaatagcacttttcaacaatttctgccaaaattagaacttttttggtaattgtaacaaaaaaatgaccctAACAGTATTGGCAAAAACGAGACTTGAGGTGGGGgatgtttttcacaaaaaatcagcatgtacaattgtacatcaATCTTTTTCTCTCAATTACCTTTCGTGTTCCGGCTCAGAGAAGTGGGAGTCTGATTAAATAATACGAAAATTGTGGCATAAAAAATTTGTCCGTCTTGAATATGATTTTACTGTTCAAAAATCATGGCACATACCCcttgaatgcagtatcat
This region of Planococcus citri chromosome 5, ihPlaCitr1.1, whole genome shotgun sequence genomic DNA includes:
- the LOC135848585 gene encoding speckle-type POZ protein-like → MSPFHITWIWILLFTTGCISQSKPSNLTLNTDSENLTRSQTHWSTHEIKHIWAIKQFSLHEKFNTSYILSPVLHASTTDKYEWYAEFKPNEIDNGYKSIALFIFLSNGSTVREVTAECNVSIINEKKEVLHSKPFEMLTKKYKAAVAGGGWGWPAFLQRNDFFRNQILQNDTLTLLICIRWISELSNDDTPHQLEISSSSRPKPETTTTKSNLPENLESMLENPNFADVVFITNGSNYPAHKNILAARSPVFAAMFRQKDSKNGKLKKIRINVTPMNEKVLRAMLRYIYTEKCEELGDLTGRLFEAAVKYGLEGLREICEQLLCENLTEENADDMFVFAKKHHANELKSKVIEFLSSRSAHKLNKIR